The Coffea arabica cultivar ET-39 chromosome 4e, Coffea Arabica ET-39 HiFi, whole genome shotgun sequence genome includes a window with the following:
- the LOC113742811 gene encoding large ribosomal subunit protein eL19z-like, with protein sequence MVSLRLQKRLAASILKCGRGKVWLDPNETNDISTANSRMVIRMLIKDGFIIKRPRKVHSRSRAREGKEAKREGRHTGYGKRKGTREARLATKVLWMRRTRILRRLLQRYRECNRIDRHIYHDMYLKVKGNEFKNKRVLMENIHKFKVKKIRETSLYNQLRARKAHSKTAAMDQKQ encoded by the exons ATGGTGTCGCTGAGGCTGCAGAAGAGGCTAGCAGCCAGCATTCTCAAGTGTGGAAGAGGAAAGGTCTGGCTTGACCCTAATGAGACCAATGACATCTCCACTGCCAATTCTA GGATGGTTATAAGAATGCTCATAAAAGACGGTTTTATTATCAAAAGGCCTAGAAAAGTACATTCAAGATCACGTGCTAGAGAAGGAAAGGAAGCAAAAAGAGAAGGTAGGCATACAGGATATGGAAAGAGGAAGGGAACACGTGAAGCAAGACTTGCGACAAAAGTACTATGGATGAGAAGGACAAGGATATTAAGGCGCCTTCTACAGAGGTACCGGGAATGCAACAGAATCGATCGGCACATATATCATGACATGTACTTGAAAGTCAAAGGAAATGAATTCAAGAATAAGCGTGTATTAATGGAGAACATCCACAAGTTCAAGGTCAAGAAAATCAGAGAAACTTCACTGTACAATCAGTTAAGAGCCAGGAAAGCCCACAGCAAAACTGCTGCTATGGACCAGAAACAATGA
- the LOC113742318 gene encoding ERAD-associated E3 ubiquitin-protein ligase component HRD3A isoform X1 yields MRNRNQKRKFIRLSYVLLLLGLFPTSTIARPFVLVLSQDDLNIKDPVTDGVSDSDPTDSDFDDFIDSDAKPDYELDPGSWSPIFEPSTNNSPYFNSSSSSPDEDVENNNGENFDLIYYLGVKKMVTAARRGDERGMAEAAMEIETAAAAGHSHSQSVMGFLYGMGIMRERSKAKAFLHHYFAAEGGNMQSKMALAYTYYRQDMHEKAVQLYAELAEIAVNSFLISKDSPVIELVRIHSGAEENKEALRKSRGEEDEDFQILEYQAQKGNAGAMYKIGIFYYFGLRGVRRDHAKALAWFLKAVEKGEPRSMELLGEIYARGAGVERNYTKALEWLTLASKQQLYSAYNGMGYLYVKGYGVEKKNYTKAKEYFEKAAENEEAGGFYNLGVVYLKGIGVKRDLRQACNYFIPAANAGQPKAFYQLAKMFQTGVGLKKNLPMATALYKLVAERGPWSSMSRWALESYLKGDVGKAFLLYSRMAELGYEVAQSNAAWILDKYGENSLCLGESGICRESERHLRSHALWWQASEQGNEHAALLIGDAYYYGRGTERDYDRAAEAYMHAKSQSNAQAMFNLGYMHEHGQGLPFDLHLAKRYYDQALEIDPAAKLPVTLALASLWLRKNYANSFMVEFIDSLPELYPKVEAWVEDMIMEEGNATILTLFACLLTVLYLRERQRRHAVVAGGGMAPQQPFEQAVLAGR; encoded by the exons ATGAGAAACCGAAATCAGAAAAGAAAATTCATCCGATTGAGCTACGTTCTCCTGCTTCTGGGGCTCTTTCCAACCTCTACAATCGCCCGTCCATTTGTCCTTGTCCTTTCCCAAGACGACCTCAACATCAAAGACCCGGTTACCGACGGAGTCTCTGATTCCGACCCAACCGACTCCGACTTCGACGACTTCATCGATTCCGATGCCAAACCCGATTACGAGCTCGACCCGGGCTCATGGAGCCCCATATTTGAGCCCAGCACCAACAATTCTCCGTACTTTaattcctcctcctcctccccagATGAAGATGTAGAAAATAATAATGgcgaaaattttgatttaatttattatttagGGGTGAAGAAGATGGTGACGGCGGCGAGAAGAGGCGATGAGAGGGGTATGGCGGAGGCAGCGATGGAGATCGAGACGGCTGCGGCGGCGGGCCACTCGCACTCGCAGTCGGTGATGGGGTTTTTGTATGGAATGGGGATTATGAGAGAGAGGAGTAAAGCTAAGGCCTTTTTACATCATTATTTTGCTGCTGAGGGTGGGAATATGCAGTCCAAGATGGCTCTTGCTTATACTTATTACCGCCAAGAT ATGCATGAGAAAGCAGTTCAACTCTATGCTGAACTGGCGGAAATTGCTGTAAATAGTTTCCTGATTTCAAAGGATTCACCTGTCATCGAACTGGTTAGGATTCATAGTGGAGCTGAGGAAAATAAGGAGGCACTGAGAAAGTCTCGAGGAGAGGAGGATGAGGACTTCCAGATTTTGGAGTACCAGGCACAGAAAGGAAATGCTGGTGCTATGTACAAAATTGGAATATTTTATTACTTTGGATTGAGGGGAGTCAGACGTGATCATGCAAAGGCATTAGCATGGTTCTTGAAGGCTGTGGAGAAGGGTGAGCCGAGATCAATGGAACTACTTGGGGAGATATATGCAAGAGGTGCTGGAGTTGAAAGGAACTACACTAAAGCACTGGAATGGTTAACACTTGCTTCCAAGCAACAGCTTTATTCAGCATACAATGGAATGGGCTATTTATATGTTAAGGGGTATGGAGTGGAGAAGAAGAACTATACAAAG GCTAAAGAATACTTTGAGAAGGCTGCTGAGAATGAGGAAGCTGGTGGGTTTTACAACCTTGGCGTCGTGTACCTAAAGGGCATTGGTGTGAAGAGGGATTTGCGGCAAGCATGTAACTACTTTATACCGGCTGCCAATGCAGGTCAACCAAAGGCATTTTACCAATTGGCAAAGATGTTCCAAACTGGTGTTGGCCTTAAGAAAAATCTCCCCATG GCAACAGCTCTATACAAGTTAGTTGCAGAACGTGGACCTTGGAGTTCCATGTCCAGATGGGCACTAGAATCGTATCTAAAAGGTGATGTAGGCAAGGCATTCCTCTTATATTCAAGGATGGCAGAGTTAGGGTATGAGGTAGCACAAAGTAATGCTGCTTGGATTCTTGACAAATATGGTGAAAATAGCCTGTGTCTGGGAGAATCTGGAATCTGCAGAGAATCAGAGAGGCATCTAAGATCTCATGCTTTGTGGTGGCAAGCTTCTGAGCAGGGCAATGAGCATGCTGCTTTGCTGATAGGGGATGCATATTATTATGGCCGG GGGACAGAGCGAGATTATGATCGTGCAGCGGAGGCTTATATGCATGCCAAGTCGCAGTCAAATGCTCAAGCTATGTTCAACCTGGGTTATATGCATGAGCATGGCCAAGGACTGCCGTTTGATCTTCACCTTGCCAAGCGATATTATGATCAAGCATTGGAAATTGATCCTGCTGCAAAGTTGCCTGTGACTCTAGCCCTAGCAAGCTTGTGGTTGCGAAAGAACTATGCTAACAGTTTCATG GTTGAGTTCATTGATTCACTGCCCGAATTGTACCCAAAGGTGGAAGCGTGGGTCGAGGATATGATTATGGAGGAAGGAAATGCAACTATTTTAACTCTTTTTGCATGCCTCCTAACCGTCCTCTACCTTAGGGAGCGACAGCGCAGACATGCTGTTGTTGCAGGTGGAGGGATGGCTCCTCAGCAACCTTTTGAGCAAGCTGTGCTTGCGGGTCGTTGA
- the LOC113742807 gene encoding putative pentatricopeptide repeat-containing protein At5g65820 produces MQRASSKKFLALCRKWPLKSSFLPIHFSTYSHLGLAQNSVKSSSWKESGRVSSEAIKGHDLIRLSSEPESSMDSKRHDEFSADVEKIYRILRKFHTRAPKLELALKESGVVVRSGLTERVLNRCGDAGNLGYSFFVWASKQPGYRHSYDVYKAMIRIMGKMRQFGAVWALIEEMRKENPQLLSPEMFVVLMRRFASAKLVKKAIEVLDEMPKYGCEPDEYVFGCLLDALCKNGSVKEAALLFDDMRMRFKPTIKHFTSLLYGWCREGKLMEAKHVLGKMKEAGFEPDIVVYNNLLNGYAVAGKMVDAFDLLQEMKRKGCEPNATSFTVVIQALCAQEKMDEAIRILSDMERSGCEADVVTYTTMISGFCKWGKINKGYELLDGMIQKGLTPTQTTYLHIMLAHEKKEELEECMQLVEEMQKIGLVPDVSIYNTLIRLSCKLGEIKECIRFWNQIEVNGISPGVDSFVIMINGLVEQGCLVEACNYFKDMILRGLLSAPQYGTLKDLLNSLLRADKVEMAKDVWSCIMTKGCELNTYAWTIWIHALFSKGHVKEACSYCLDMMDNGVMPQPDTFAKLMRGLRKLYNRQLAAEITEKVRKMAAERQMTFKMYKRRGERDLKEKAKAKKDGRKRRARRRRWGKAHNEASI; encoded by the coding sequence CAAAACTCGGTAAAATCCAGTTCTTGGAAAGAAAGTGGAAGGGTTTCGAGTGAAGCAATAAAAGGGCATGACTTAATTCGCCTCAGTTCTGAACCAGAAAGCTCAATGGACAGTAAAAGGcatgatgaattttctgctgaTGTTGAAAAGAtttatagaattttgagaaaatttcatACTAGAGCCCCGAAATTGGAACTTGCCTTGAAAGAATCAGGCGTTGTTGTAAGATCAGGATTGACCGAAAGAGTTTTGAACCGTTGTGGTGATGCTGGAAACTTAGGATATAGTTTCTTTGTGTGGGCGTCGAAACAGCCGGGCTATAGGCATAGTTATGATGTGTATAAGGCAATGATCAGGATTATGGGGAAAATGAGACAATTTGGAGCTGTTTGGGCTCTTATTGAGGAGATGAGGAAGGAGAATCCTCAGCTGTTATCGCCTGAGATGTTTGTTGTTCTGATGCGGAGATTTGCCTCTGCAAAGCTGGTCAAGAAAGCTATTGAAGTTTTGGATGAGATGCCAAAATACGGGTGTGAACCAGATGAGTATGTTTTTGGATGTTTGTTGGATGCTTTGTGCAAGAATGGCAGTGTTAAAGAAGCTGCATTGCTTTTCGACGATATGAGGATGAGATTTAAGCCAACAATTAAGCATTTTACTTCACTGTTATATGGTTGGTGTAGGGAAGGGAAGCTTATGGAGGCAAAACATGTATTGGGGAAAATGAAGGAAGCAGGGTTTGAACCTGACATTGTGGTCTACAACAATTTGCTTAATGGATATGCAGTGGCTGGGAAAATGGTAGATGCATTTGATCTATTGCAAGAGATGAAGAGGAAGGGTTGTGAACCCAACGCAACATCATTTACTGTTGTGATTCAGGCCCTTTGTGCTCAGGAAAAGATGGATGAAGCAATCCGAATCTTAAGCGATATGGAAAGGAGTGGGTGTGAGGCTGATGTGGTGACATATACTACTATGATAAGTGGATTTTGTAAGTGGGGTAAGATAAATAAGGGGTATGAGCTTTTGGATGGCATGATACAGAAGGGGCTCACTCCTACTCAGACTACGTATTTGCACATCATGTTGGCTCATGAGAAGAAGGAAGAGCTGGAGGAGTGTATGCAACTTGTGGAAGAGATGCAGAAGATTGGTTTAGTTCCTGACGTCAGCATTTACAATACTTTAATCCGATTGTCTTGCAAGTTGGGGGAGATTAAAGAATGTATTAGATTTTGGAATCAGATTGAAGTGAATGGGATAAGTCCAGGGGTTGACTCTTTTGTCATTATGATAAATGGCTTAGTGGAGCAAGGGTGTCTGGTGGAAGCATGTAATTACTTTAAAGATATGATCTTGAGAGGTCTGCTGTCTGCTCCTCAATATGGTACCCTTAAGGATCTATTAAATTCTTTGCTTAGAGCTGATAAGGTTGAAATGGCTAAAGATGTCTGGAGTTGCATTATGACTAAAGGATGTGAACTCAACACATATGCGTGGACAATTTGGATTCATGCACTCTTCTCAAAGGGGCATGTGAAGGAAGCTTGTTCGTACTGTTTGGATATGATGGATAATGGCGTGATGCCTCAGCCAGACACCTTTGCCAAGCTAATGCGTGGTTTGAGGAAGCTGTACAACAGGCAACTTGCTGCTGAAATCACAGAGAAGGTGAGGAAAATGGCTGCTGAGAGACAGATGACCTTTAAGATGTATAAACGGCGTGGTGAAAGAGACTTAAAAGAGAAAGCTAAGGCAAAAAAGGATGGGAGAAAAAGGCGAGCTCGTCGACGTCGGTGGGGCAAGGCCCATAATGAAGCTAGCATTTAG
- the LOC113742810 gene encoding uncharacterized protein isoform X1, whose translation MSIEIKLSRSNRIYRPNESLEGKIIANLSSSISHQGIRLTINGSVNLQVRGGTAGVIESFYGVVKPIPIVNRTVTVQPSGRIASGVTEIPFSVILKERGKDDMEKFYETFHGTDISIQYLVTAEVARGYLHKSLSTAVEFIIESEKDSLPQEPISPEMVFFYITQDTQKHPLLPELKSGGFRISGKVCSQCSVLDPLIGELTVEASGIPIQSIDIHLFRVESILIGDKIATETTSIQTTQIADGDVCRGLTLPIYVILPRLLTCPTIFAGPFSIEFKTTIVITFKSEQTKKHPKYDPKTPRSYVSIICLILYLDLPAVRI comes from the exons ATGTCAATTGAGATTAAACTTTCCCGATCAAATCGCATCTACCGGCCCAAT GAATCTCTGGAAGGCAAAATCATAGCAAACCTGTCATCTTCCATCTCCCACCAAGGAATTCGCCTCACTATCAATGGCTCTGTCAACTTGCAG GTTCGTGGAGGAACAGCTGGGGTGATTGAGTCCTTCTACGGTGTCGTCAAGCCTATCCCCATTGT GAATAGGACTGTTACAGTCCAGCCTTCTGGAAGGATTGCTTCAGGTGTCACAGAG ATACCATTTTCTGTGATCctgaaagaaagaggaaaagacGATATGGAGAAATTTTATGAAACTTTTCATGGAACCGATATTAGTATTCAG TATCTGGTAACTGCAGAAGTTGCAAGAGGGTACCTTCATAAATCTTTGTCCACTGCAGTGGAATTCataattgaaagtgaaaaag ACAGTCTTCCACAGGAGCCTATATCTCCTGAAATGGTGTTCTTTTACATCACTCAGGACACTCAAAAACACCCTTTACTTCCTGAGCTGAAATCAG GTGGTTTCAGGATAAGTGGCAAAGTATGTTCTCAGTGTTCGGTCTTAGATCCACTTATTGGTGAGTTAACAGTTGAAGCATCTGGAATCCCTATTCAATCAATTGACATCCACTTATTTCGCGTGGAGTCAATTTTGATTGGCGACAAAATAGCAACTGAAACCACTTCTATTCAGACAACACAG ATAGCAGATGGAGATGTCTGTCGTGGCTTGACCTTACCCATATATGTCATTCTTCCACGCCTTTTGACTTGTCCAACAATTTTCGCAGG TCCATTCTCAATAGAGTTCAAAACTACCATCGTCATTACTTTTAAATCAGAGCAAACcaagaaacatccaaaatatgaTCCAAAAACTCCCAGATCATATGTAAGCATAATTTGTCTAATTTTGTACTTGGACCTTCCTGCTGTACGTATCTAA
- the LOC113742318 gene encoding ERAD-associated E3 ubiquitin-protein ligase component HRD3A isoform X2, protein MPNPITSSTRAHGAPYLSPAPTILRVKKMVTAARRGDERGMAEAAMEIETAAAAGHSHSQSVMGFLYGMGIMRERSKAKAFLHHYFAAEGGNMQSKMALAYTYYRQDMHEKAVQLYAELAEIAVNSFLISKDSPVIELVRIHSGAEENKEALRKSRGEEDEDFQILEYQAQKGNAGAMYKIGIFYYFGLRGVRRDHAKALAWFLKAVEKGEPRSMELLGEIYARGAGVERNYTKALEWLTLASKQQLYSAYNGMGYLYVKGYGVEKKNYTKAKEYFEKAAENEEAGGFYNLGVVYLKGIGVKRDLRQACNYFIPAANAGQPKAFYQLAKMFQTGVGLKKNLPMATALYKLVAERGPWSSMSRWALESYLKGDVGKAFLLYSRMAELGYEVAQSNAAWILDKYGENSLCLGESGICRESERHLRSHALWWQASEQGNEHAALLIGDAYYYGRGTERDYDRAAEAYMHAKSQSNAQAMFNLGYMHEHGQGLPFDLHLAKRYYDQALEIDPAAKLPVTLALASLWLRKNYANSFMVEFIDSLPELYPKVEAWVEDMIMEEGNATILTLFACLLTVLYLRERQRRHAVVAGGGMAPQQPFEQAVLAGR, encoded by the exons ATGCCAAACCCGATTACGAGCTCGACCCGGGCTCATGGAGCCCCATATTTGAGCCCAGCACCAACAATTCTCC GGGTGAAGAAGATGGTGACGGCGGCGAGAAGAGGCGATGAGAGGGGTATGGCGGAGGCAGCGATGGAGATCGAGACGGCTGCGGCGGCGGGCCACTCGCACTCGCAGTCGGTGATGGGGTTTTTGTATGGAATGGGGATTATGAGAGAGAGGAGTAAAGCTAAGGCCTTTTTACATCATTATTTTGCTGCTGAGGGTGGGAATATGCAGTCCAAGATGGCTCTTGCTTATACTTATTACCGCCAAGAT ATGCATGAGAAAGCAGTTCAACTCTATGCTGAACTGGCGGAAATTGCTGTAAATAGTTTCCTGATTTCAAAGGATTCACCTGTCATCGAACTGGTTAGGATTCATAGTGGAGCTGAGGAAAATAAGGAGGCACTGAGAAAGTCTCGAGGAGAGGAGGATGAGGACTTCCAGATTTTGGAGTACCAGGCACAGAAAGGAAATGCTGGTGCTATGTACAAAATTGGAATATTTTATTACTTTGGATTGAGGGGAGTCAGACGTGATCATGCAAAGGCATTAGCATGGTTCTTGAAGGCTGTGGAGAAGGGTGAGCCGAGATCAATGGAACTACTTGGGGAGATATATGCAAGAGGTGCTGGAGTTGAAAGGAACTACACTAAAGCACTGGAATGGTTAACACTTGCTTCCAAGCAACAGCTTTATTCAGCATACAATGGAATGGGCTATTTATATGTTAAGGGGTATGGAGTGGAGAAGAAGAACTATACAAAG GCTAAAGAATACTTTGAGAAGGCTGCTGAGAATGAGGAAGCTGGTGGGTTTTACAACCTTGGCGTCGTGTACCTAAAGGGCATTGGTGTGAAGAGGGATTTGCGGCAAGCATGTAACTACTTTATACCGGCTGCCAATGCAGGTCAACCAAAGGCATTTTACCAATTGGCAAAGATGTTCCAAACTGGTGTTGGCCTTAAGAAAAATCTCCCCATG GCAACAGCTCTATACAAGTTAGTTGCAGAACGTGGACCTTGGAGTTCCATGTCCAGATGGGCACTAGAATCGTATCTAAAAGGTGATGTAGGCAAGGCATTCCTCTTATATTCAAGGATGGCAGAGTTAGGGTATGAGGTAGCACAAAGTAATGCTGCTTGGATTCTTGACAAATATGGTGAAAATAGCCTGTGTCTGGGAGAATCTGGAATCTGCAGAGAATCAGAGAGGCATCTAAGATCTCATGCTTTGTGGTGGCAAGCTTCTGAGCAGGGCAATGAGCATGCTGCTTTGCTGATAGGGGATGCATATTATTATGGCCGG GGGACAGAGCGAGATTATGATCGTGCAGCGGAGGCTTATATGCATGCCAAGTCGCAGTCAAATGCTCAAGCTATGTTCAACCTGGGTTATATGCATGAGCATGGCCAAGGACTGCCGTTTGATCTTCACCTTGCCAAGCGATATTATGATCAAGCATTGGAAATTGATCCTGCTGCAAAGTTGCCTGTGACTCTAGCCCTAGCAAGCTTGTGGTTGCGAAAGAACTATGCTAACAGTTTCATG GTTGAGTTCATTGATTCACTGCCCGAATTGTACCCAAAGGTGGAAGCGTGGGTCGAGGATATGATTATGGAGGAAGGAAATGCAACTATTTTAACTCTTTTTGCATGCCTCCTAACCGTCCTCTACCTTAGGGAGCGACAGCGCAGACATGCTGTTGTTGCAGGTGGAGGGATGGCTCCTCAGCAACCTTTTGAGCAAGCTGTGCTTGCGGGTCGTTGA
- the LOC113742810 gene encoding uncharacterized protein isoform X3, whose protein sequence is MSIEIKLSRSNRIYRPNESLEGKIIANLSSSISHQGIRLTINGSVNLQVRGGTAGVIESFYGVVKPIPIVNRTVTVQPSGRIASGVTEIPFSVILKERGKDDMEKFYETFHGTDISIQYLVTAEVARGYLHKSLSTAVEFIIESEKDSLPQEPISPEMVFFYITQDTQKHPLLPELKSGGFRISGKVCSQCSVLDPLIGELTVEASGIPIQSIDIHLFRVESILIGDKIATETTSIQTTQIADGDVCRGLTLPIYVILPRLLTCPTIFAGWLWKVCLWNWCAKSKMIGAIYTL, encoded by the exons ATGTCAATTGAGATTAAACTTTCCCGATCAAATCGCATCTACCGGCCCAAT GAATCTCTGGAAGGCAAAATCATAGCAAACCTGTCATCTTCCATCTCCCACCAAGGAATTCGCCTCACTATCAATGGCTCTGTCAACTTGCAG GTTCGTGGAGGAACAGCTGGGGTGATTGAGTCCTTCTACGGTGTCGTCAAGCCTATCCCCATTGT GAATAGGACTGTTACAGTCCAGCCTTCTGGAAGGATTGCTTCAGGTGTCACAGAG ATACCATTTTCTGTGATCctgaaagaaagaggaaaagacGATATGGAGAAATTTTATGAAACTTTTCATGGAACCGATATTAGTATTCAG TATCTGGTAACTGCAGAAGTTGCAAGAGGGTACCTTCATAAATCTTTGTCCACTGCAGTGGAATTCataattgaaagtgaaaaag ACAGTCTTCCACAGGAGCCTATATCTCCTGAAATGGTGTTCTTTTACATCACTCAGGACACTCAAAAACACCCTTTACTTCCTGAGCTGAAATCAG GTGGTTTCAGGATAAGTGGCAAAGTATGTTCTCAGTGTTCGGTCTTAGATCCACTTATTGGTGAGTTAACAGTTGAAGCATCTGGAATCCCTATTCAATCAATTGACATCCACTTATTTCGCGTGGAGTCAATTTTGATTGGCGACAAAATAGCAACTGAAACCACTTCTATTCAGACAACACAG ATAGCAGATGGAGATGTCTGTCGTGGCTTGACCTTACCCATATATGTCATTCTTCCACGCCTTTTGACTTGTCCAACAATTTTCGCAGG ATGGCTATGGAAAGTGTGCCTCTGGAACTGGTGCGCAAAAAGTAAGATGATTGGAG CCATTTACACCTTATGA
- the LOC113742810 gene encoding uncharacterized protein isoform X2, giving the protein MSIEIKLSRSNRIYRPNESLEGKIIANLSSSISHQGIRLTINGSVNLQVRGGTAGVIESFYGVVKPIPIVNRTVTVQPSGRIASGVTEIPFSVILKERGKDDMEKFYETFHGTDISIQYLVTAEVARGYLHKSLSTAVEFIIESEKDSLPQEPISPEMVFFYITQDTQKHPLLPELKSGGFRISGKVCSQCSVLDPLIGELTVEASGIPIQSIDIHLFRVESILIGDKIATETTSIQTTQIADGDVCRGLTLPIYVILPRLLTCPTIFAGPFSIEFKTTIVITFKSEQTKKHPKYDPKTPRSYMAMESVPLELVRKK; this is encoded by the exons ATGTCAATTGAGATTAAACTTTCCCGATCAAATCGCATCTACCGGCCCAAT GAATCTCTGGAAGGCAAAATCATAGCAAACCTGTCATCTTCCATCTCCCACCAAGGAATTCGCCTCACTATCAATGGCTCTGTCAACTTGCAG GTTCGTGGAGGAACAGCTGGGGTGATTGAGTCCTTCTACGGTGTCGTCAAGCCTATCCCCATTGT GAATAGGACTGTTACAGTCCAGCCTTCTGGAAGGATTGCTTCAGGTGTCACAGAG ATACCATTTTCTGTGATCctgaaagaaagaggaaaagacGATATGGAGAAATTTTATGAAACTTTTCATGGAACCGATATTAGTATTCAG TATCTGGTAACTGCAGAAGTTGCAAGAGGGTACCTTCATAAATCTTTGTCCACTGCAGTGGAATTCataattgaaagtgaaaaag ACAGTCTTCCACAGGAGCCTATATCTCCTGAAATGGTGTTCTTTTACATCACTCAGGACACTCAAAAACACCCTTTACTTCCTGAGCTGAAATCAG GTGGTTTCAGGATAAGTGGCAAAGTATGTTCTCAGTGTTCGGTCTTAGATCCACTTATTGGTGAGTTAACAGTTGAAGCATCTGGAATCCCTATTCAATCAATTGACATCCACTTATTTCGCGTGGAGTCAATTTTGATTGGCGACAAAATAGCAACTGAAACCACTTCTATTCAGACAACACAG ATAGCAGATGGAGATGTCTGTCGTGGCTTGACCTTACCCATATATGTCATTCTTCCACGCCTTTTGACTTGTCCAACAATTTTCGCAGG TCCATTCTCAATAGAGTTCAAAACTACCATCGTCATTACTTTTAAATCAGAGCAAACcaagaaacatccaaaatatgaTCCAAAAACTCCCAGATCATAT ATGGCTATGGAAAGTGTGCCTCTGGAACTGGTGCGCAAAAAGTAA
- the LOC113742809 gene encoding uncharacterized protein, whose amino-acid sequence MAEPKLFELNNGTIQLKVSNLGCTITSLSVPDKNGKLGDVVLGFDALEPYLKGAAPYFGCIVGRVANRIKDGKFTLDGAHYSLPINKPPNSLHGGHKGYDKVVWEVVEHKQGNKPSITFKYYSRDGEEGYPGELAVTATYTLTSATTLRLDMEAVPQNKPTPVSLAQHTYWNLGGHNSGNVLDHTIQILAKHVTPVDQNTIPTGEIMPVKDTPFDFTTEQKIGSRIHEVGIGYDHNYVLDCEDEQWGLKHAVKLKDPVSSRVLNLWTNAPGMQFYTANYVHGIVGKGGAQYDKHSGVCLETQGFPNAINQPDFPSIVVRPGEKYEHSMLFEFSVE is encoded by the exons ATGGCAGAACCAAAGCTCtttgaactcaacaatggcaccATCCAACTCAAGGTCTCCAATCTTGGCTGTACCATCACCTCATTGTCTGTCCCTGATAAAAATG GAAAATTGGGCGATGTTGTTCTTGGATTTGACGCACTTGAGCCGTATCTG AAAGGGGCTGCACCTTATTTTGGCTGCATTGTTGGCCGGGTTGCAAACAGGATTAAAGATGGCAAATTTACACTCGATGGTGCTCACTACTCCTTGCCCATCAACAAGCCTCCAAACAGTCTCCATG GTGGGCATAAGGGATATGACAAGGTTGTGTGGGAAGTAGTGGAACACAAGCAAGGCAATAAACCATCAATCACATTCAAATACTATAGCCGTGATGGGGAGGAag GTTATCCAGGGGAATTAGCTGTAACTGCAACTTACACACTCACCTCAGCAACAACATTGAGGCTAGACATGGAAGCTGTGCCTCAAAACAAACCAACCCCAGTGAGTTTAGCTCAACATACCTATTGGAACTTAGGAGGCCACAACTCAGGAAACGTTCTTGATCATACTATTCAGATATTGGCAAAGCATGTTACTCCTGTGGATCAGAATACAATCCCAACAGGAGAAATCATGCCGGTTAAAGATACTCCTTTTGACTTCACCACTGAGCAGAAAATTGGTAGTCGTATCCACGAGGTTGGCATAGGCTATGACCACAACTATGTGCTTGATTGTGAAGATGAGCAATGGGGGCTGAAGCATGCGGTGAAATTGAAGGATCCAGTGAGTTCAAGAGTTCTGAACTTATGGACAAATGCTCCTGGTATGCAGTTTTATACAGCCAACTACGTACATGGAATTGTTGGTAAAGGAGGTGCTCAGTATGACAAACATTCTGGGGTTTGTTTGGAAACACAGGGATTTCCGAATGCGATCAATCAACCAGATTTCCCTTCTATTGTTGTTCGACCGGGAGAGAAGTATGAACACAGCATGCTGTTTGAGTTTTCAGTTGAGTAA